The proteins below are encoded in one region of Apium graveolens cultivar Ventura chromosome 4, ASM990537v1, whole genome shotgun sequence:
- the LOC141718250 gene encoding uncharacterized protein LOC141718250 codes for MQDDCGTPVTKNDRMEPGPLQKKDGSSPGDLPVESPSRVDFNNKGGDLETPSASVCFNKGMLLQVHAQMDFFCFVEGGMLTVWLRDPTNWNEVADCGCSINYVISNGDVLGYILYNKAMSVVLKRLVEANPDIRIDIQDLCVIDASDNDDGTLITGRNSF; via the exons ATGCAAGATGATTGTGGAACTCCAGTTACCAAAAATGATAGGATGGAGCCAGGGCCACTTCAGAAAAAAGATGGTTCAA GTCCTGGAGATTTACCTGTTGAAAGTCCCAGTCGTGTTGATTTTAATAATAAAGGTGGTGACCTTGAAACACCTTCTGCCAGTGTATGCTTCAATAAAG GTATGTTACTGCAAGTGCACGCTCAAATGGACTTCTTCTGCTTTGTGGAAGGAGGGATGCTAACAGTGTG GCTAAGAGATCCTACCAACTGGAATGAAGTTGCAGATTGTGGCTGTAGTATCAATTATGTTATATCAAATGGTGATGTTCTAGGTTACATCTTATACAACAAAGCAATGTCAGTTGTTCTTAAAAGACTTGTGGAAGCCAACCCGGATATAAGAATTGACATCCAGGACTTGTGCGTGATTGATGCAAGTGACAACGATGATGGTACACTAATAACTGGTCGCAACAGCTTCTAG